Proteins co-encoded in one Dreissena polymorpha isolate Duluth1 chromosome 12, UMN_Dpol_1.0, whole genome shotgun sequence genomic window:
- the LOC127852422 gene encoding skin secretory protein xP2-like produces MLARVAAKLPWLFFVEVPGFHNAHAPASARVLAPASAPAPASARAPTPASTPAPASARAPAPASARAPTHAPAPVPASSRAPAPAAPATARALAPAPASARAPALVPAPASARAPALALAPAPASARAPALALVPAPASARAPAPAPAPIPEAQQPGYTAMWSEENHLQEQQHQRQTPRNSRNQNNENYKRGKKNHKSDIGTQKSTSYHNTDEDNKEPQQRHGHLEPQHRQRPQKEHLEPQRRGLQEGEKEPQH; encoded by the exons ATGCTGGCCAGAGTAGCGGCCAAACTGCCATGGCTGTTCTTTGTGGAAGTGCCAGGCTTCCATAATGCACATG CTCCAGCTTCTGCCAGAGTTCTTGCTCCAGCTTCTGCGCCTGCTCCAGCTTCTGCCAGAGCTCCTACTCCAGCTTCTACACCTGCTCCAGCTTCTGCCAGAGCTCCTGCTCCAGCTTCTGCCAGAGCTCCTACTCATGCTCCTGCTCCTGTTCCAGCTTCCTCCAGAGCTCCTGCGCCTGCTGCTCCAGCTACTGCCAGAGCTCTTGCGCCTGCTCCAGCTTCTGCCAGAGCTCCTGCTCTAGTGCCTGCTCCAGCTTCTGCCAGAGCTCCTGCTCTAGCTCTAGCGCCTGCTCCAGCTTCTGCCAGAGCTCCTGCTTTAGCTCTAGTGCCTGCTCCAGCTTCTGCCAGAGCTCCTGCTCCTGCACCAGCTCCTATTCCGGAAGCACAACAGCCTGGCTATACAGCGATGTGGTCAGAGGAAAACCATCTACAAGAACAACAACACCAACGTCAAACCCCAAGGAACAGCAGGAATCAAAACAACGAGAACTACAAGAGGGGAAAAAAGAACCACAAAAGCGACATCGGCACCCAGAAGAGCACCAGCTACCACAACACCGACGAGGACAACAAGGAACCACAACAACGACATGGACATTTGGAACCACAGCACCGACAACGGCCCCAAAAGGAGCACCTGGAACCACAACGACGAGGACTACAAGAGGGGGAAAAGGAACCACAGCACTAG